A region of Anolis sagrei isolate rAnoSag1 chromosome 2, rAnoSag1.mat, whole genome shotgun sequence DNA encodes the following proteins:
- the LOC132764002 gene encoding zinc finger protein 658B-like isoform X2, with the protein MENLNSLSKSHTGEKQHNCMECGKCFTARCSLTTHQRTHTGEKPHTCMECGKSFSQSGDLRIHQRTHTGEKPHQCMECGKSFSQSGHLRTHQRTHTGEKPYKCMECGKSFSQSGDLRIHQRTHTGEKPHTCMECGKSFSHSWTLRIHQRTHTGEKPHKCMECGKSFSHSGHLRIHQRIHTGEKPHKCLECGKSFSESGHLRIHQRVHTGEKRHKCVECGKSFSHSWTLRIHQRTHTGEKPHTCMECGKSFGASGTLRIHQRIHTAEKPHKCLECGKSFSESGHLRIHQRVHTGEKPHKCMECGKSFSQSGDLRIHQRTHTGEKPHTCMECGKSFSHSWTLRIHQRTHTGEKRHKCMECGKSFSHSGHLRIHQRIHTGEKPHKCLECGKSFSESGHLRIHQRVHTGEKRHKCVECGKSFSHSWTLRIHQRTHTGEKPHTCMECGKSFGASGTLRIHQRIHTAEKPHKCLECGKSFSVSGHLRIHQRVHTGEKPHKCMECGKSFSQSGTLRKHQRTHTGEKPHKCMECGKSFSESGTLRIHQRIHTGE; encoded by the coding sequence ATGGAAAATCTCAATTCCTTGTCAAAatcacacacaggggagaagcaaCATAACTGtatggaatgtgggaaatgtttcactGCGAGATGTTCTCTTACTACACATCAacgaactcacacaggagagaagccacatacatgcatggaatgtggaaagagcttcagtcagagtggagatctgcgtatccatcaaaggacgcacacaggagagaagccacatcaatgcatggaatgtggaaagagcttcagtcagagtggacatctacgtacccatcaaaggacccacacaggggagaaaccatataaatgcatggaatgtggaaagagcttcagtcagagtggagatctgcgtatccatcaaaggacccacacaggggagaagccacatacatgcatggaatgtggaaagagcttcagtcacagttggactctgcgtatccatcaaagaacccacacaggggagaagccacataaatgcatggaatgtggaaagagcttcagtcacagtggaCATCTACGTATCCatcaaagaatccacacaggggagaagccacataaatgcttggaatgtggaaagagcttcagtgaaagtggacatctgcgtatccatcaaagggtccacacaggggagaagcgacataaatgcgtggaatgtggaaagagcttcagtcacagttggactctgcgtatccatcaaagaacccacacaggggagaagccacatacatgcatggaatgtggaaagagcttcggtGCAAGTGGGAcactgcgtatccatcaaagaatccacacagcggagaagccacataaatgcttggaatgtggaaagagcttcagtgaaagtggacatctgcgtatccatcaaagggtccacacaggggagaagccacataaatgcatggaatgtggaaagagcttcagtcagagtggagatctgcgtatccatcaaaggacccacacaggggagaagccacatacatgcatggaatgtggaaagagcttcagtcacagttggactctgcgtatccatcaaagaacccacacaggggagaagcgacataaatgcatggaatgtggaaagagcttcagtcacagtggaCATCTACGTATCCatcaaagaatccacacaggggagaagccacataaatgcttggaatgtggaaagagcttcagtgaaagtggacatctgcgtatccatcaaagggtccacacaggggagaagcgacataaatgcgtggaatgtggaaagagcttcagtcacagttggactctgcgtatccatcaaagaacccacacaggggagaagccacatacatgcatggaatgtggaaagagcttcggtGCAAGTGGGAcactgcgtatccatcaaagaatccacacagcggagaagccacataaatgcttggaatgtggaaagagcttcagtgtaagtggacatctgcgtatccatcaaagggtccacacaggggagaagccacataaatgcatggaatgtgggaagagcttcagtcagagtgggacTCTGCGTaagcatcaaagaacccacacaggggagaagccacataaatgcatggaatgtggaaagagcttcagtgaaagtgggactctgcgtatccatcaaagaatccacacaggagagtaG